The Elusimicrobiales bacterium genome has a segment encoding these proteins:
- a CDS encoding protease inhibitor I42 family protein, with translation MGKFALAALAAILAASPCSWAMKHELAAEDNNQPVAAEPGDVIVVTLVSNPETGVWKLLPATRSAFIVLREDFRPFQGGQQGEDGEYMLELKVRRHGASVISLRYLSWENGSYSRSFDVPVSVTEKNQGEKDLVPQAF, from the coding sequence ATGGGAAAATTTGCCTTGGCCGCGCTTGCCGCAATACTTGCCGCCTCTCCGTGCAGTTGGGCCATGAAGCACGAGCTTGCCGCTGAAGACAACAATCAGCCTGTAGCCGCGGAACCGGGCGATGTAATTGTTGTTACGCTTGTGTCCAATCCTGAAACCGGCGTATGGAAACTTCTGCCGGCGACGCGTTCTGCTTTTATTGTGCTGCGGGAGGATTTCAGGCCTTTCCAGGGCGGACAGCAGGGCGAGGATGGCGAATATATGCTGGAGCTGAAGGTCCGCCGGCACGGCGCGTCAGTTATAAGTTTGCGCTATTTGTCATGGGAAAATGGTTCGTACAGCCGCAGCTTCGATGTCCCTGTCAGCGTAACGGAAAAAAATCAGGGAGAGAAAGACCTCGTGCCGCAGGCCTTTTGA
- a CDS encoding MFS transporter yields MDRMRSAFRSLRHRNFRLFITGQGISLVGTWMQQLAMSWLVYRMTGSAWLLGVVSFLNMLPAFLFSPIAGVLADRHDKRKMLIAAQTAAMLQAFTLAALVLGGWVQIWHIVFLGMILGFVNAFDMPIRQSFIVEMLGGKEDLNNAIALNSSIVNGARMVGPALAGLAVAAVGEGFCFLLNAVSFIAVIIALYKMDIPRRRAAPGRGSVLPEIMAGFQYLLATPPLAHILLLMGTVSLFGMAYQVLMPVYVEQVLKGGPETLGIVMGAAGAGALCAAVALAARKSPGKLLPAIPVAAAAFGGTLILLSLVKSLPLAVCVIALLGFAMMTQIAASNTMLQSISADDMRGRVMAYYTMAFLGLAPFGGLYSGSVAQWIGVRAAFAISGAACMAGALIFRLTAPRKLLE; encoded by the coding sequence ATGGACAGGATGCGCTCCGCTTTCCGCTCGCTTCGGCATCGCAATTTCCGCCTTTTTATAACGGGGCAGGGCATTTCGCTGGTGGGTACCTGGATGCAGCAGCTGGCCATGAGCTGGCTGGTGTACCGGATGACCGGCTCCGCCTGGCTGCTGGGGGTTGTCAGCTTTCTGAACATGCTGCCCGCCTTTCTTTTCTCGCCGATAGCCGGCGTCCTGGCGGACCGGCACGACAAAAGGAAAATGCTTATCGCGGCGCAGACCGCGGCCATGCTGCAGGCCTTTACGCTGGCCGCGCTGGTGCTGGGCGGCTGGGTGCAGATATGGCATATAGTATTTCTGGGCATGATTCTGGGCTTTGTAAACGCCTTTGACATGCCCATACGCCAGTCCTTCATCGTGGAAATGCTGGGCGGCAAGGAGGATTTGAACAACGCAATCGCGCTGAACTCCTCCATAGTCAACGGCGCGCGCATGGTGGGCCCCGCGCTGGCCGGCCTGGCGGTGGCGGCGGTCGGGGAGGGGTTTTGCTTCCTCCTCAACGCGGTTAGCTTTATAGCCGTGATAATCGCGCTCTACAAAATGGACATCCCCCGCCGCCGCGCCGCGCCGGGGCGCGGCAGCGTCCTGCCGGAGATAATGGCAGGTTTCCAATATCTGCTTGCCACGCCGCCGCTGGCGCATATACTGCTTCTTATGGGAACGGTGAGCCTGTTCGGCATGGCATACCAGGTGCTGATGCCGGTTTATGTGGAACAGGTTCTAAAAGGCGGGCCGGAAACTCTGGGCATTGTGATGGGCGCGGCGGGGGCGGGGGCGTTGTGCGCCGCAGTGGCGCTGGCGGCGCGCAAATCGCCGGGAAAACTACTGCCGGCCATACCCGTCGCGGCGGCGGCCTTCGGCGGGACGCTGATACTGCTTTCTTTAGTCAAAAGCCTGCCGCTGGCGGTCTGCGTCATTGCGCTGCTTGGCTTTGCGATGATGACGCAGATAGCCGCCAGCAATACCATGCTCCAGTCCATTTCCGCCGACGATATGCGCGGGCGGGTGATGGCGTATTACACGATGGCGTTTCTGGGGCTTGCGCCTTTCGGCGGGCTGTATTCCGGCTCCGTGGCGCAGTGGATAGGGGTGCGGGCCGCCTTCGCAATAAGCGGCGCGGCCTGCATGGCAGGAGCATTGATTTTCAGGCTCACCGCCCCGCGCAAACTGCTAGAATAA
- a CDS encoding aminotransferase class I/II-fold pyridoxal phosphate-dependent enzyme, with protein sequence MIKLTDVNAKLLKAHYAVRGKIVSRAHDLESQGRKIIYCNIGNPQALKQKPLTFVRQLLSLLEYPELIDSPGLSGLFPPDVLRRAKMILEKNPSGTGAYSQSAGMPFVRKAVADFIHRRDSIPADPNRILLTDGASKGVQAVFTLLTNRENDGYMIPIPQYPLYSATIALYGARQINYFLDEANNWQLSEKELEGSIESARKNGVNPVAIAVINPGNPTGAVLSKDNIAMIVRFARRNRLAILADEVYQENVYAEGLKFHSFARVMHEMGETEVTLFSFHSVSKGFLGECGHRGGYMEVRNMSDDVYAELVKLQSIGLCSNVPGQIVTYAMVAPPEKGAESYELYIRERDAILSGLREKAEILGRGLNEIEGMETCIPQGAMYAFVRFRLPHPEGADPEKMLPAQRLAYESARDSDYCLNLLEETGICVVPGSGFGQLPGTLHFRTTFLPPKGDIQSLVDKMKAFHSGYAKKLSQPR encoded by the coding sequence ATGATAAAGCTGACTGATGTAAACGCGAAACTGCTGAAGGCGCATTATGCCGTGCGCGGCAAGATAGTCTCCCGCGCCCATGATTTGGAATCGCAGGGCAGAAAAATCATCTACTGCAACATCGGAAATCCCCAGGCGCTCAAGCAGAAACCGCTCACTTTCGTGCGCCAGTTGCTGAGTCTGCTGGAATACCCGGAATTGATAGACTCGCCCGGCCTGTCCGGGCTTTTTCCGCCCGACGTGCTGCGCCGCGCGAAGATGATACTGGAAAAAAATCCATCCGGCACCGGGGCGTATTCGCAGAGCGCGGGCATGCCTTTCGTCCGCAAGGCCGTGGCCGATTTCATACACAGGCGCGACAGCATTCCCGCAGATCCTAACCGCATTCTGCTGACCGACGGCGCCAGCAAGGGCGTGCAGGCCGTGTTCACGCTGCTGACAAACCGCGAAAACGACGGGTACATGATTCCCATCCCGCAGTACCCGCTTTACAGCGCGACCATCGCGCTCTACGGCGCGCGGCAGATAAATTATTTCCTGGACGAGGCCAACAACTGGCAGCTAAGCGAAAAGGAACTGGAAGGCAGCATAGAATCCGCGCGCAAAAACGGCGTAAACCCCGTCGCCATCGCGGTCATAAACCCCGGCAACCCGACTGGCGCGGTGCTTTCCAAAGACAATATCGCCATGATAGTCCGCTTCGCCAGGCGGAACCGGCTGGCGATTCTGGCCGACGAGGTGTATCAGGAAAACGTCTATGCCGAAGGGCTGAAATTCCATTCCTTCGCCAGGGTGATGCACGAAATGGGCGAGACAGAAGTTACGCTGTTCAGCTTTCATTCCGTTTCCAAGGGCTTTCTGGGCGAATGCGGGCACCGGGGCGGATATATGGAAGTGCGCAATATGTCAGACGACGTTTACGCCGAACTGGTGAAGCTGCAATCCATCGGGCTATGCTCCAACGTGCCGGGGCAGATTGTTACTTACGCCATGGTCGCGCCGCCGGAAAAGGGCGCGGAAAGCTACGAGCTTTACATCAGGGAGCGCGACGCGATACTATCCGGCCTCAGGGAAAAAGCCGAAATACTTGGCAGGGGCCTCAACGAAATTGAGGGCATGGAAACCTGCATTCCGCAGGGCGCGATGTACGCTTTCGTGCGGTTCCGCCTGCCGCACCCCGAAGGCGCGGACCCGGAGAAAATGCTGCCGGCGCAAAGGCTGGCCTATGAATCCGCGCGGGACTCGGATTACTGCCTGAACCTGCTGGAGGAAACCGGCATCTGCGTGGTGCCGGGGTCGGGTTTCGGACAACTGCCCGGCACGTTGCATTTCCGCACCACATTCCTGCCGCCCAAAGGCGATATTCAGTCGCTTGTGGACAAAATGAAGGCGTTCCACTCCGGTTACGCGAAAAAGTTAAGCCAACCCCGGTAG